The genomic interval TGATGATCTGTCATTTCGTACGTTTGTTCTGTTTTGCTTGCATCAGTGGCGAGTAAAAAGAATGATAAAAATAAGATTAAAGAAATGATAAACACTGACAAGAACAAGTAAACCTCTGAACTTTTAATGTGAAGCATCTTCGTCACTCCTCGAACGTTTGTTTGTATTAATAATCTAACAGAACGAATGTTCTCTGTCAACACCAAAACGAACAAACGTTTGTTAACGTTCGCGTGGTATGTTATAATATCAACAAATAGTACTGAGAAGGAGTGTGGAAAATGAGAGAATTAACTAAAAGACAAAGTGAAATATTTGAATTTATTAAACATGTCGTGCAAACAAAAGGGTATCCACCGAGTGTTCGTGAAATTGGTGAGGCTGTGGGATTAGCTTCAAGTTCGACTGTACATGGGCATTTGTCAAGATTAGAAGAAAAGGGCTATATTCGACGAGACCCTACCAAACCCCGCGCTATAGAAATCGTGAATGAATTGATGGGCGAACCTGTGAATATGGAAGAAACAATCTATGTACCTGTCATCGGTAAAGTTACAGCAGGGACACCTATTTCTGCTATTGAAAATGTTGAAGAGTATTATCCGTTACCCGAACATTTTACATCAACACATAACGGTCAGATTTTTATCCTTAACGTTGTGGGAGATAGTATGATTGAAGCTGGTATTCTAGACGGAGATAAAGTCATTGTAAGAAGTCAATCGATTGCTGAAAACGGTGACATCATTGTTGCAATGACTGAAGAAGATGAAGCTACTGTAAAACGTTTCTACAAAGAAAAAAATCGTTACCGTTTACAACCAGAAAATAGTAGTTTAGAACCTATTTATCTAGAACAAGTTACAGTATTAGGTAAAGTCATTGGCTTGTTTAGAGAAATGTAATCTTGCGTCCACCACTCCTTCAAAAAAATGGACCTTACAAATTAAATGTAAGGTCCGCTCTTTCTAATTTTTATTCAGAATTTTTTTCACTTGTATTAAAATATCATCTGGTGTTTTCTTTTTATTCACTGTATTTTGTTGCTTTGAATTATTCTGCTTTGATGTCATTTGAATCACTTCCATGAGTGATATTCCCCAAAATTACCATTCAAAACATTAACCAATATAATTTTCTGTCCAATACGGTTGGCGTTTCTCATTAAAATCTACACCAATACCGATTGTTTTGACGTTTTCATTCAAAATATTTTTACGATGACCACTTGAATTCATTAAGCCATGGTGTGCAAAAATCGCACTTGTTTGACCATATGCCAAGTTTTCTGCTGCTGTCTGATATTGATGGCCGTCTTTTTCCATACGATCAAATGGTGATTCACCTTTAAGATTAGTATGGTCAAAATATTGATTTTCAGCCATGTCAGTACTATGTTTGCGTGCAGTGTCAGCTAATTTGTCCGAATAGTTAAGGGGTTGCAATCCTTTTTGAACTCTCTCAGCATTTAATAAATAATAATCTTCCTTCTCAAAACTTTCTTGTAAATATTGAGAAGGTGCCGCATATTGACTGTTCAATCTGTTTTCCATTTGATGACTGATTTGCATCAACCCTGTTAATTGATTGTTTTCATGTTGATCATAAAATGCAGTGGTATAAATCCCGTCTTTATCAAAAATATCGTATTCATCATTGTCATTTTCATAAATAGTGCGGCCTTTTTGAATACCTCCAATTGGTTGACCAAGTTCTTTACGTACCGCTTTTTTAGGTGTTCCGTATTTCACACCACTTTTTGATGTAACCATATTTTGATTGGTATATAAACCATGCACCTTATTGTCAATATAGCTAACCATGACAAAGTTGCTAAAATCTTGATGATAAACTTCCCATTTTGTCCCGTATTCATTACCAATTTCTGACTCAGGTTGACCCAGTTTTTGTTCGACTTCATCACGACTCATGTTCATCTGAATATTTCTAATTGCAAAATTTTGTGATTTGGGCTTTTTAAGTGTTGGTTCGTTCGTTTTACCTTCTACAAGTTGATCGATTTGTTGTGTAATCGATGTAGCAATTTTAGAAAATGTTTCATTCGGCTGAAGTGGTATGAGTAATAAAAGAATGATACCAACAACGGTGATTGAGAGAAATTTTTTGATAACGAACAGCTCCTTTTAGTCACGATCTCCGTTAAAGATAGAATTGCGTACGATGACATAATCTACTTTTCTTAAGGCATCTACATCTTTACCACCTGCGTATGAAATCGAACTTTGTAAATCTTCCTGCATCTCTACAAGAGTATCTTGAAGTGAGCCTTTATGTTCTACAAACATCTTTTTGCCTTCAACATTTTTACGTTCGCCTTTTTGATATTCTGATGCACTACCAAAATACTCTTTATATTTTTTACCTTCTATTTCAACTGTTTCACCAGGTGATTCTTCATGAGCAGCAAAGAGGGAGCCAATCATGACCATTGATGCACCAAAACGCACTGATTTTGCAATGTCACCATGTGTACGGATACCACCGTCAGCAATAATAGGTTTACGGGCAGCTTTACTACAATGATTGACCGCAGCTAATTGCCATCCGCCTGTCCCAAATCCAGTTTTAATTTTCGTAATACAGACACGCCCAGGACCAATACCGACTTTCGTTGCATCAGCGCCAGCATTTTCGAGTTCTCTCACGCCTTCTGGTGTACCAACATTACCTGCAATTACAAACGCTTTAGGTAAATGCTCCTTAATATATTGAATCATTTCAATCACTTGATCTGAATGTCCATGCGCAATATCAATTGTAATATATTCTGGTGTAAGATTCTCAGCTTTCAATGCATCAATAAATTCAAATTCACCTGGTTTAACACCTACAGAAATTGAAGCATATAACCCTTTACTTTGCATCTTTTTAACAAATGGTAAACGCGCTTCTTCTTCAAATCGGTGCATAATATAGAAGTAATCATTTTGCGCAAACCATTCAGCCAAAGATTCATTCATGACTGTTTGCATATTGGCAGGCACAACTGGCAACTTAAAACGTTTCGGTCCAAATTGTACAGACGTATCGATTTCTGAACGGCTTTTCACAACACTTTTATTCGGGATGAGTTGGATATCTTCATAGTCAAAAATTTTCATAAAAAAAGCCCCTTTATCTTTTTATTCCTTTG from Staphylococcus sp. MI 10-1553 carries:
- the guaC gene encoding GMP reductase; protein product: MKIFDYEDIQLIPNKSVVKSRSEIDTSVQFGPKRFKLPVVPANMQTVMNESLAEWFAQNDYFYIMHRFEEEARLPFVKKMQSKGLYASISVGVKPGEFEFIDALKAENLTPEYITIDIAHGHSDQVIEMIQYIKEHLPKAFVIAGNVGTPEGVRELENAGADATKVGIGPGRVCITKIKTGFGTGGWQLAAVNHCSKAARKPIIADGGIRTHGDIAKSVRFGASMVMIGSLFAAHEESPGETVEIEGKKYKEYFGSASEYQKGERKNVEGKKMFVEHKGSLQDTLVEMQEDLQSSISYAGGKDVDALRKVDYVIVRNSIFNGDRD
- the lexA gene encoding transcriptional repressor LexA: MRELTKRQSEIFEFIKHVVQTKGYPPSVREIGEAVGLASSSTVHGHLSRLEEKGYIRRDPTKPRAIEIVNELMGEPVNMEETIYVPVIGKVTAGTPISAIENVEEYYPLPEHFTSTHNGQIFILNVVGDSMIEAGILDGDKVIVRSQSIAENGDIIVAMTEEDEATVKRFYKEKNRYRLQPENSSLEPIYLEQVTVLGKVIGLFREM
- the sosA gene encoding DNA damage-induced cell division inhibitor SosA; this translates as MLHIKSSEVYLFLSVFIISLILFLSFFLLATDASKTEQTYEMTDHQLKTTQTEQQQKYEQQRNHTNEQSVVAVTLSH
- a CDS encoding CAP domain-containing protein; amino-acid sequence: MFVIKKFLSITVVGIILLLLIPLQPNETFSKIATSITQQIDQLVEGKTNEPTLKKPKSQNFAIRNIQMNMSRDEVEQKLGQPESEIGNEYGTKWEVYHQDFSNFVMVSYIDNKVHGLYTNQNMVTSKSGVKYGTPKKAVRKELGQPIGGIQKGRTIYENDNDEYDIFDKDGIYTTAFYDQHENNQLTGLMQISHQMENRLNSQYAAPSQYLQESFEKEDYYLLNAERVQKGLQPLNYSDKLADTARKHSTDMAENQYFDHTNLKGESPFDRMEKDGHQYQTAAENLAYGQTSAIFAHHGLMNSSGHRKNILNENVKTIGIGVDFNEKRQPYWTENYIG